Sequence from the Paraburkholderia acidiphila genome:
AAGCCCCTTGGGCTCGGTTGCGCATTGATGGCTATGCTGGCTTACGCCTTCTTCATTGTTGGCACGTACCTCTATGCGGGGGTCGTCTTCCATACCTTCTGTTCTCACGCGTTCGGCGACTCCCCACTCTCCTGGGCGCAGTGGGCGATGGTCATCTGGGCCGCAGTCTCAATCTTGGGTTACTTCAAGATATCTCTCTCGGCAAAGGTACTGACCGTCGCCTTGATTTGTGAAGTCGTTGTTGTGTTTGCGTGGGAGTTGGCTATCGGAATCGCGCATGGCCCGGCGGCTTTCCACCCGGCTTGGTTGACGCCGGCCGCGCTTACCTCGGGTTCCGTTGGCCTGGCTGTTCTGTTCGGCGTAACGTGTTTCGCGGGTTTCGAGGCGACGGCGGTCTTTCGCGAGGAAGCGAGGAATCCAGAGGTGACCGTGCCTCAGGCCACGTATGTGTCGATCGTCGTCATGGCGTGCATTTTCGCGTCAGCCGCGTACTTCTTCATTGTTGGTTATGGCCCGGAGGCCGCACTCACCCATGCTGCAGCAGCGCCTGCGACGGCGTCGCTCGATAGTGTAGGTATGTTCCTCGGAAAGGTGGGTCTTGATGTGGTGAGCGCACTGACATGTACGAGCATCTTTGCATGCCTTCTCGCGCTCCACAATATCCTCGCACGCTACGTCTATTCACTGAGCAGTGATGGGACGTTGCCGAAGAGGTGGGCAGCCGTTCACCGTATTCA
This genomic interval carries:
- a CDS encoding APC family permease, whose protein sequence is MEEIDRAFARQIPDASTAPATRRLSGHLGTLDIVFTVLAYNAPLTVVIGLIPIMLSMGNGLGAPVTFLGAGLLMLLFAVGFTAMSRHVPNAGAYYAYITVGLGKPLGLGCALMAMLAYAFFIVGTYLYAGVVFHTFCSHAFGDSPLSWAQWAMVIWAAVSILGYFKISLSAKVLTVALICEVVVVFAWELAIGIAHGPAAFHPAWLTPAALTSGSVGLAVLFGVTCFAGFEATAVFREEARNPEVTVPQATYVSIVVMACIFASAAYFFIVGYGPEAALTHAAAAPATASLDSVGMFLGKVGLDVVSALTCTSIFACLLALHNILARYVYSLSSDGTLPKRWAAVHRIHGSPYKASLMVSLTGGVASAVMIASSVDPYGVYEALVGMAGYSLLILQIFTSLSVIVFFRRKGANVSVWKRLYAPGASLLGLLVTGWEATTNIDLLTGDVHVAMYLLALVFGTLIFGVFYALVLRERSPNIYRAIGRQSL